Proteins encoded in a region of the Mucilaginibacter sabulilitoris genome:
- a CDS encoding (Fe-S)-binding protein: protein MADMAARGQEPEILFWVGCAGSFDERAQKITRDICKILQHVGINYAVLGTEESCTGDPAKRAGNEFLFQMLAMTNIQVLDGYNIKKIVTGCPHCFNTIKNEYPGLGGNYEVIHHSQLIQQLINEGKLKAEGGESFKGKKITFHDPCYLGRGNGVYEAPRAALEILDAELVEMKRCKSNGLCCGAGGAQMFKEPEPGKKDINMERMQDVLEAKAQVVAAACPFCMTMLTDGVKHQDKEQEIRVLDIAEITVKANGL, encoded by the coding sequence ATGGCCGACATGGCCGCGCGGGGGCAGGAGCCGGAGATATTGTTCTGGGTTGGCTGTGCCGGTAGTTTTGATGAGAGGGCGCAAAAAATCACTCGCGACATTTGCAAGATATTACAGCATGTGGGCATCAATTATGCTGTTTTGGGCACTGAGGAAAGCTGCACCGGCGATCCGGCCAAACGCGCGGGTAACGAATTTTTGTTTCAGATGCTGGCCATGACCAATATACAGGTGCTTGATGGCTATAATATAAAAAAGATAGTAACGGGTTGCCCGCACTGTTTTAATACCATTAAAAACGAGTATCCGGGTTTAGGTGGCAATTACGAGGTTATCCATCACTCACAGCTTATTCAGCAGCTGATAAACGAGGGAAAACTCAAAGCAGAGGGCGGCGAAAGCTTTAAAGGTAAAAAGATCACGTTTCATGACCCATGCTATCTTGGGCGTGGAAACGGTGTTTATGAGGCCCCGCGTGCGGCCCTTGAAATTCTGGATGCCGAACTGGTAGAAATGAAACGCTGCAAATCAAATGGCCTGTGCTGCGGGGCCGGAGGGGCACAGATGTTTAAAGAACCAGAACCCGGTAAAAAAGATATCAATATGGAGCGCATGCAGGATGTGCTGGAAGCAAAGGCCCAGGTAGTAGCGGCTGCCTGTCCGTTTTGTATGACCATGCTTACCGATGGCGTAAAACATCAGGACAAGGAGCAGGAGATACGCGTATTGGATATAGCCGAAATTACCGTTAAGGCAAATGGCTTATAA